From Polynucleobacter ibericus:
AGCGCTTGGTACGACCAGAACTCCACTTTGTAGAGGTGCGCCATCTTTACCGGTGTGCTCAATGGCAGATAAGCGTGGATGTACGTAAGGCGCAGCATGCCTCCCAACGGTGGCAGCCATGTTCAGAAGTTTTATGCGCGCTTCATTTGCTAATGCCTTATCGCCAAGCTGCTCTTCTTGAAGATTTCCAGCTTCTTCGTATAACTGGTGCATTACCTTCATCATGACCTCTAGGGGTGTGATCCCCTGTGTTGTAACAGCCTCAGCAATCTGGCGGGTACGCTTTGTTAGGCTGCCAGTCTTCCGACCTGCCCCCTGTCTTTTTCCACCCTTTGATTTCTTTTGATTGTTTTCAATCATGGGATGGGGGTTGGTTCTTTGATGAGTTTCAAAAGATGGGGTTGCAATGCAACTGAATCTCCAATGGGTTCATCAAACTCGATGATGATTCTTTGGAACAAGTCATGACGGCTTTGGGCTCCGCGATGCTTTACGACGGTACCTACGCGCCCACTTGGGGTCTTCACTTTTGATCCGATGGGAAAGTCTTCCATATCTAGACGATCAATGACGCCTGCAATAGCTTGATTAGTTTGCATTAGATGCCTCTTGACGTTTACGTAGTTCGGCAAAGATTCGGGTTTTGAAGCAGTCGTAGCTTTCAGAGCCTTGGGCTTTCATCGCCAGCTCCCTGCCCTTAGCGTCTACCCCTTCATTGGTTTTCCACCAGGCATCTTCGTCTGCGCTGGCAGCTTCTGCCTTCTTACGCGCCCCTTTGAGTATGGCCAAGACATAGCCTGCATTGATCGGGGTTGGGTTTGAGACCTTCATGCGCGTTTCCTTGGCTGTGGCGATAGCTTCTGCCACCTCGGCTTCCGTTGCCCCGAGATTGACGATGTCGCGTATGCGGTAGTCATCAACCGCTATGGGTCTACCCTCCTTACTGATCATGGCTGCAAAGCTTTTGTATTTTTCGATACGCCCCTGAAAAAGTTTTTCTTCGTCAGTTTGCATGGGTGCTCCTTGGGGAATTTTTTCCTTTTCACCCCCATTGTTTTGTTTGCCTGGTGTATGGAGATTGGCTACTGGTGACTGGTGTTTGGTGTCTGGTGAGCAATGCGTTCGCATTGCGGTCGCATTGCGAACGCATCCAATATTTGGAGTGATTTCTGGCTGAGATTCGTCCGATGGAAATGATTGCCACCTACCTTCTGCGCTCCGCCTCGCTTTGAGTTGCTTATCCTTGAAGCGGGCTATTTCATGGTCACAGCGCTCTTGTCTCCAGCCATTATCAGTGAGGGTAAAAAATTCATTGAGAACGGAGATAACTGCATTTTTTTCTTCTTTTGATCGTGCGTTGATCAATCTTTGTACCAACTTGATTTCGATAGGTAGCGGTTTTTCTGTGGCGTAGTACTTTCGAATGAGGCGGCTGTAGGTTGCATCCTCTATGAATGTAAGATGCGCAGTCGCTTCTGCGTAATCTCCAATGTGATGCTCGTAGTAATTCATCTCAATCTGTCTCCGTGTAGTTCTTTTTCTTGCGCGCAATATTTTTTGCAAGAGATGAATCTAACAATCGGAAAGCGTATCGTCAAACGCGTTTTTTCTGAATTTTTCTTTAATTTATTTATTTATCAAATCTCTGTAATCCATATTTGAGATATTCGTGAGAATGATTTTCTTTATCTGAAGTGTTTGTTGATCTACGCATGTCCACTAACCTCTTTGCGCTATCAGAAAGTTCTGACAAGTCTGTAGCCATTTATTTATATGGCTTGTGACACTTCTATGAATAAATATTTTTTTGTAGTCAAAAATTAATATGCGTCCTCAAAGTGGGTATTGACATTTGATTGACCACCAAAATTTCATTGACTACATTGCACTTTAGCAGCACACAAAATGATTCATAACAAAACACAATAGGAGATTAAATTTAATGGTGGCATTTCGTTTGTATAGCTTGTATCGATCTTATGGATACACAAAAATGAGTTCTGCAAAGATGGCATTGCAGGTTTATCGTAAAAATGTAAAACGCGCCCGCTAAGGAAATGATCATGAATGACATCACATCTAGAGATATGAACGTGACCTTAATGCGAATTCCTCAAATTTTGAAAATGATGCCGATTTCTAAATCTAAGTTTTGGCTCATGGTGCAGAAAGGTGAATTTCCAAAGCCGATCAAAATTGGCAGGTCATCCTTTTGGACGTTTGAGCAAGTTCAGACTTTTATTGGGGAAAGGGCAAGGCAATCCACCAATTGAAAAATGGCTATTTCCTGAGCTTATGCTATCTATCCTACGGAAAACTCAGGAGATAACTATGCATGCAGTGAATTTATCCAAGCGACTTAGCGTTGAGGTCTTTGACCATAACCGACCCATAGATGAGAGTGCT
This genomic window contains:
- a CDS encoding YdaU family protein; translation: MNYYEHHIGDYAEATAHLTFIEDATYSRLIRKYYATEKPLPIEIKLVQRLINARSKEEKNAVISVLNEFFTLTDNGWRQERCDHEIARFKDKQLKARRSAEGRWQSFPSDESQPEITPNIGCVRNATAMRTHCSPDTKHQSPVANLHTPGKQNNGGEKEKIPQGAPMQTDEEKLFQGRIEKYKSFAAMISKEGRPIAVDDYRIRDIVNLGATEAEVAEAIATAKETRMKVSNPTPINAGYVLAILKGARKKAEAASADEDAWWKTNEGVDAKGRELAMKAQGSESYDCFKTRIFAELRKRQEASNAN
- a CDS encoding helix-turn-helix transcriptional regulator encodes the protein MNDITSRDMNVTLMRIPQILKMMPISKSKFWLMVQKGEFPKPIKIGRSSFWTFEQVQTFIGERARQSTN